One window of Spirulina subsalsa PCC 9445 genomic DNA carries:
- a CDS encoding ParA family protein: MLTLAVASLSGGQGKTTATLFLGRKLAQLGYPTLLIDADPQHNLTTYLGLELKPNEPMLLEFIKQSVELQEAIYPVTGEDNLFLIPADDQLDGVVDYLASSGVGATLLKHRLEPLTSTFKVCVIDSPPQRSQICLTVLGAANSLIIPAEASLKGYGSLVRTLDLLKSMQNVRATQAQVLGVIPFRDRWIGNNQSTESRLAVEAMTEEVGKNLMLPSIRESERYKQAINRRQTLTDLGYSDLEYPFSLLIESLVQQLGEPSHV; the protein is encoded by the coding sequence ATGCTAACCCTTGCGGTCGCCTCCCTTTCAGGAGGACAAGGTAAAACCACAGCCACTCTGTTTTTAGGGCGTAAACTCGCCCAACTGGGCTATCCCACCTTACTGATTGATGCTGACCCCCAACACAACCTAACCACCTACTTAGGTCTAGAACTCAAACCCAACGAGCCAATGTTGTTAGAGTTCATCAAACAATCCGTCGAATTACAAGAAGCCATCTACCCTGTCACCGGAGAAGACAACCTGTTTCTCATCCCCGCCGATGACCAACTCGATGGAGTCGTGGACTATTTAGCCAGTAGTGGAGTAGGAGCCACCCTACTCAAACACCGTCTAGAACCCCTGACCTCCACCTTTAAAGTCTGTGTTATTGATTCTCCTCCCCAGCGTTCCCAAATTTGTCTAACCGTCCTCGGTGCCGCCAATAGTTTAATCATTCCCGCCGAAGCTTCCCTCAAAGGCTATGGTTCCCTAGTGCGGACATTAGACCTTTTAAAGTCCATGCAGAATGTACGAGCCACCCAAGCCCAAGTCCTAGGCGTTATACCCTTCCGAGATCGTTGGATTGGCAACAATCAAAGCACCGAAAGCCGTCTGGCCGTGGAAGCCATGACCGAAGAAGTCGGCAAAAACCTGATGTTGCCCTCCATTCGGGAATCTGAACGCTATAAACAGGCCATTAATCGCCGCCAAACCTTAACCGACCTCGGCTATAGCGACCTTGAATATCCCTTTAGTCTCTTAATTGAAAGCCTTGTCCAACAGCTAGGAGAACCCAGCCATGTCTGA
- a CDS encoding type II toxin-antitoxin system Phd/YefM family antitoxin, whose amino-acid sequence MLNLSRDIQSLSNFKRNTSQFTEQMKATGQPIILTVNGNAELVIQTAETYQKLLDKIEYLETLAGIKSGLADIEAGHTRYLSEFQNAMAEKHGISG is encoded by the coding sequence ATGCTTAACCTCAGCCGCGACATTCAATCACTCTCTAACTTCAAACGCAACACCAGCCAATTCACAGAACAGATGAAAGCAACCGGCCAACCCATTATTCTCACCGTTAATGGCAACGCTGAATTAGTCATTCAAACCGCCGAAACCTATCAAAAACTCTTGGATAAAATTGAATATCTAGAAACCCTTGCCGGGATTAAATCCGGTCTTGCCGATATTGAGGCTGGACACACAAGATATTTGAGTGAATTCCAAAATGCTATGGCAGAAAAACATGGTATTTCAGGTTAG
- a CDS encoding phosphoribosyltransferase: MTVVRFPWDEFPSVWIHAPELAVKKHFAYHSAKSGDPNAAYQLVNEMLSEQVVEQLASTFAGIPMILVSAHAIENIGVNAIPEVLANCLAQKLHWRADSAIVQTNIVAHTGADGFSRLARQAKFEGAVIPDQCYLLVDDFVGQGGTLANLRSHIIQRAGKVMGATVLTGKPYSANLALTESTLNALRLKHGCELEQWWQNRFGFTFDCLTESEARYLLKTPTPDRIRDKIAQAEQS, from the coding sequence ATGACAGTTGTGCGATTTCCTTGGGATGAATTTCCATCAGTATGGATTCACGCCCCAGAATTAGCGGTGAAAAAGCATTTTGCTTACCATTCGGCTAAATCAGGAGACCCTAATGCTGCATATCAGTTGGTTAATGAGATGCTTTCAGAACAAGTAGTAGAACAGTTAGCATCTACATTTGCAGGCATCCCGATGATATTAGTTTCAGCCCACGCCATTGAAAATATTGGGGTGAATGCGATTCCTGAAGTATTAGCCAATTGCCTAGCTCAGAAATTACATTGGCGGGCAGATAGCGCCATCGTTCAAACCAATATTGTCGCCCATACCGGTGCCGATGGTTTTTCTCGGCTTGCCCGACAAGCTAAGTTTGAAGGAGCAGTTATCCCAGACCAATGTTATCTTTTAGTGGATGACTTTGTAGGACAAGGTGGCACTCTCGCCAACCTCCGCTCTCATATTATTCAGCGTGCAGGAAAGGTCATGGGTGCAACGGTCTTAACAGGCAAACCCTATTCAGCAAATCTTGCTTTAACAGAGTCAACTCTTAATGCACTGAGGTTAAAACATGGATGCGAACTTGAACAATGGTGGCAAAACCGATTCGGCTTCACCTTTGACTGCCTTACAGAGTCTGAAGCACGTTACTTGCTCAAAACCCCGACCCCTGACCGAATCCGAGATAAAATTGCTCAGGCAGAGCAAAGTTGA
- a CDS encoding RRXRR domain-containing protein, with protein MLSSVGEETQTRKRFITMLRVPVLSPDGKPLMPTKPSRARRWIRDGLAVGKWSDLSVFYVQLTKQPSGEDTQSIAVGVDPGKLYSGVGVQSAKATLFLAHLILPFQTVKDRMEQRRMMRRGRRGRRINRQVDYSKRAHRQKRFNNRRQNKLPPSIRANRQLELRVATELCRLFPVSKIVYEYVKANGSKSFSPVMVGQKVMLGWLSKLAPVETQFGYKTANLRTQLGLVKSKDKSAQTPESHAVDGLALACSELVKYEQFHTANTRGHTWTGSVVLTPSVFRVIRRPPISRRQLHLMVPAQGGIRRKYGGTTTRHGVRKGDVVKAEMAGRVYVGWVSGDTQKKVSVSDANWKRIGQFTASKVQLLARANGLVVSRQPIVGFGDIVHTANTFVPPHPQGDAVSWRFL; from the coding sequence ATGTTGAGTTCGGTGGGCGAAGAGACTCAAACTCGAAAGAGGTTTATCACAATGCTACGAGTTCCAGTTCTATCACCTGACGGCAAGCCGTTAATGCCAACTAAACCAAGTCGCGCCCGTCGCTGGATTCGGGATGGATTGGCAGTGGGCAAATGGTCAGATTTGAGCGTGTTTTACGTCCAATTGACTAAGCAGCCTTCTGGGGAAGATACTCAATCTATTGCGGTTGGGGTTGACCCCGGGAAGCTGTATTCAGGTGTGGGCGTACAGTCGGCGAAAGCTACTCTGTTTTTAGCTCACCTGATTCTACCGTTTCAAACTGTCAAAGACCGGATGGAGCAACGCCGTATGATGCGACGCGGACGCAGAGGACGGAGAATTAACCGCCAGGTTGATTACTCCAAACGCGCCCATCGTCAAAAGCGATTTAACAACCGCAGACAGAACAAGTTGCCTCCCAGTATCCGGGCTAACCGACAGCTTGAATTGCGAGTAGCGACTGAGCTATGCCGTCTGTTTCCAGTCAGTAAGATTGTCTACGAATATGTGAAGGCAAATGGTTCAAAATCCTTTTCTCCTGTAATGGTGGGTCAAAAAGTGATGCTGGGATGGTTGTCAAAATTAGCCCCGGTTGAAACACAATTCGGCTACAAAACCGCCAATCTCAGAACTCAATTAGGATTAGTTAAGTCAAAGGACAAATCGGCTCAAACCCCTGAAAGCCATGCTGTTGATGGCTTGGCTTTAGCTTGCTCTGAGTTGGTCAAATACGAACAGTTTCACACGGCCAACACTCGCGGTCATACTTGGACAGGTTCAGTTGTCCTAACGCCATCCGTTTTCAGGGTGATTCGTAGACCTCCAATTTCTCGCAGGCAACTGCATTTGATGGTTCCAGCCCAAGGTGGTATACGCCGTAAATACGGCGGAACTACAACACGCCATGGAGTCAGAAAAGGTGATGTTGTTAAAGCTGAAATGGCAGGTCGAGTTTATGTTGGTTGGGTAAGTGGCGACACTCAAAAAAAGGTTTCTGTCAGCGATGCGAACTGGAAGCGAATTGGTCAGTTTACTGCGTCCAAAGTTCAGCTTTTAGCTAGAGCTAACGGACTGGTGGTGAGCCGACAACCTATTGTTGGCTTTGGGGACATCGTTCACACAGCAAACACTTTTGTCCCTCCGCACCCACAAGGGGATGCGGTTTCTTGGAGGTTTTTATGA
- a CDS encoding glycosyltransferase family 4 protein, producing the protein MKILMLSTSDLEGGAARATYRLHRGFHQIGQESQMLVRAKLSRDPTVKAERHLLTKLGPPLNSVPLRSYPQRPGLLFSPQWFPDAIASTVAQLNPDLIHLHWVCNGFLRIETLAQFKKPLFWTFHDMWPFTGGCHYSEDCDRYTQQCGHCPQLQSQRERDLSRRIWQRKANAWRGLNLTLIASSTWMADCIKASSLLSHYPLHIIPCGLDLTVYRPIDRNTARSLLNLPLDRSLVLFGAIAATSDPRKGFDLLLAALQHLTTQKPQLPLDSLELLIFGSESSDLTIPFKAHYLGTLSDDLTLALIYSAADVMVVPSRQEAFGQTASEALACGTPVVAFNATGLKDIVDHQQNGYLATPYAVEDLAQGIAWVLADGERYAQLSHHARQKAEQSFEIKQLASRYRTLFEQK; encoded by the coding sequence ATGAAAATTTTAATGCTCAGTACCTCTGATTTAGAAGGGGGGGCGGCAAGGGCTACCTATCGCTTGCATCGGGGTTTCCATCAGATCGGTCAGGAGTCTCAAATGCTCGTCCGGGCTAAGTTGAGTCGAGATCCGACGGTGAAAGCAGAACGTCATCTCTTAACAAAACTGGGGCCTCCCCTCAATAGTGTTCCTTTGCGTTCCTACCCCCAACGGCCGGGTCTATTATTCTCCCCCCAATGGTTTCCCGATGCGATCGCCTCTACTGTTGCCCAGCTTAACCCAGATTTAATTCATCTGCACTGGGTTTGTAATGGTTTTCTGCGCATTGAAACTTTAGCTCAGTTCAAAAAACCCCTATTTTGGACATTCCATGATATGTGGCCCTTCACCGGGGGCTGTCATTATAGTGAGGATTGCGATCGCTATACTCAACAATGCGGTCACTGTCCTCAACTCCAGAGTCAACGGGAACGGGATCTTTCCCGTCGCATCTGGCAACGGAAGGCAAACGCTTGGCGAGGGCTTAACTTAACACTGATTGCCTCCAGCACTTGGATGGCGGACTGCATTAAAGCCAGTTCTCTATTATCTCATTATCCCCTGCATATCATCCCCTGTGGTTTAGATTTAACGGTCTATCGCCCCATTGACCGTAATACTGCCCGTTCTTTGCTCAATCTACCCTTAGATCGGTCTTTGGTTTTATTTGGTGCGATCGCCGCCACCTCAGATCCACGCAAAGGATTTGACCTCCTCCTCGCCGCCCTCCAACACCTCACCACCCAAAAGCCTCAACTCCCCCTAGATTCCCTTGAACTCCTGATTTTTGGGTCTGAATCCTCAGACCTCACCATCCCCTTTAAAGCCCACTATCTTGGGACATTGAGTGATGATCTCACCCTCGCCCTCATCTACTCCGCCGCCGACGTGATGGTAGTCCCCTCCCGTCAGGAAGCCTTTGGACAAACCGCCTCTGAAGCGTTAGCCTGTGGGACTCCCGTTGTAGCCTTTAACGCTACCGGGTTAAAAGATATTGTAGATCACCAGCAAAATGGTTATTTAGCCACCCCCTACGCCGTCGAAGACCTCGCCCAAGGCATTGCTTGGGTTTTAGCCGATGGGGAACGTTATGCTCAACTCTCCCACCACGCCCGCCAGAAAGCTGAACAAAGCTTTGAGATTAAACAACTCGCTTCCCGTTATCGGACATTATTTGAGCAAAAATAG
- a CDS encoding polysaccharide biosynthesis/export family protein has product MLNSSGSNSTLASLLGDSLFVKRCVANGGQTLPCSPFPVPRSLFKEFAPPQFLMSQATSELRVGVGDRLGIQFLTAPQYSTEAILQPMGSIELIGIGNLFILGMTLEQVEEAIAQVYQSAQLLDNPPVSVTLLERPRATVQAFPLTNDPVPTPPHAEDPYTLGAGDQISIEIFQVPQYSGQHEILVNGMVNLPQVGSLSLQGMTLEEASRAIANAYENRRILRSPQVTVRLLNTRSVRVSLAGEVNRPGSYTMERQGSLFPTLTQALNTAGGITQLADLGAVEIRRPQRNAPDKIIRADLWDFVQQGNRANDPTLRDGDTIFLPTVSETNLAQMSRIPTISFNANAERPLNIVVIGEVFRPGPYTVTGAARTGAAGLPGGGGMSGVPPTVTRAIQVAGGIKPQADIRRIQIRRRTNLEEERIVEVNLWELLRAGDSLQDVVLQEGDTVFVPLAPELNPEEAIQIAEASFSPDTIGVRVVGEIRGNGALRIPPNTPLNQAIVEAGGFNIRAHTRSVELVRLNPNGTVTRRTIDIDFGAPINDDNNPALRNNDVILVRRSTLASISDTLSEITRPLDQTLGLFLFPLRIFNIFN; this is encoded by the coding sequence ATGCTCAATTCCAGTGGGTCTAATTCCACCCTAGCCTCCCTTCTGGGGGATAGTTTGTTCGTGAAACGTTGCGTAGCAAATGGGGGGCAAACTCTCCCCTGTTCCCCGTTCCCCGTTCCCCGTTCCCTTTTTAAGGAATTCGCCCCCCCACAATTCCTGATGAGCCAAGCGACCTCAGAATTACGGGTCGGAGTGGGAGATCGCCTAGGTATTCAATTCTTAACTGCACCCCAATATAGCACTGAAGCTATTCTTCAACCAATGGGTAGTATTGAACTCATTGGCATAGGCAACCTATTTATCTTAGGCATGACCCTTGAACAGGTCGAGGAAGCGATCGCCCAAGTCTATCAAAGCGCCCAACTGTTAGATAATCCCCCGGTGAGTGTCACCCTGTTGGAACGCCCTCGTGCAACGGTTCAGGCCTTTCCTCTCACCAACGACCCCGTACCCACCCCCCCCCACGCTGAAGATCCCTACACATTAGGAGCAGGAGATCAGATCAGCATTGAAATTTTCCAGGTTCCCCAATACAGTGGACAGCACGAAATTCTCGTTAATGGCATGGTCAACTTACCCCAAGTGGGATCTCTTTCCCTGCAAGGAATGACCCTAGAAGAAGCGAGTCGGGCGATCGCCAACGCCTACGAAAATCGCCGTATCCTGCGATCGCCCCAAGTGACCGTCCGTCTCCTCAACACCCGTTCCGTGCGCGTCAGTTTAGCCGGAGAAGTCAACCGTCCCGGTTCTTATACTATGGAACGTCAAGGGTCATTATTCCCCACCCTCACCCAAGCCCTCAACACGGCCGGAGGGATTACCCAACTGGCTGACCTGGGCGCTGTAGAAATCCGTCGTCCTCAACGGAATGCCCCCGACAAAATTATTCGCGCCGATTTGTGGGACTTTGTACAACAGGGAAACCGCGCCAATGACCCCACCCTGCGGGATGGTGATACGATCTTTCTCCCCACCGTCAGCGAAACCAACTTAGCCCAAATGTCCCGCATTCCCACTATTAGCTTTAACGCCAACGCTGAACGCCCCCTAAACATCGTAGTGATTGGGGAAGTCTTTCGCCCCGGCCCCTACACCGTCACCGGGGCAGCCCGTACTGGGGCAGCCGGACTCCCCGGAGGAGGAGGTATGAGTGGAGTTCCTCCCACCGTCACGCGGGCGATTCAGGTGGCCGGGGGAATTAAACCCCAAGCGGATATCCGCCGCATCCAGATTCGGCGACGCACCAACTTAGAAGAGGAACGGATTGTCGAGGTGAATCTCTGGGAATTACTACGGGCTGGAGATTCCTTACAGGATGTCGTCCTCCAAGAAGGGGACACCGTTTTTGTTCCCCTTGCCCCAGAATTAAACCCCGAAGAAGCCATTCAAATCGCCGAGGCGAGTTTCTCCCCCGATACCATTGGCGTGCGTGTTGTGGGGGAAATTCGGGGCAATGGGGCCTTGAGAATCCCCCCCAATACCCCCTTAAATCAGGCCATTGTCGAAGCGGGAGGGTTTAATATAAGAGCGCACACCCGTTCTGTGGAATTAGTGCGGTTAAATCCCAACGGGACTGTCACGCGGCGCACCATTGACATTGATTTTGGCGCTCCCATTAACGACGACAACAACCCCGCCCTGCGCAATAATGATGTGATTTTAGTCCGTCGTTCTACACTGGCCAGCATTTCGGATACCTTATCGGAAATTACCCGCCCGTTGGATCAGACGTTGGGGTTATTTCTCTTTCCCCTACGGATTTTTAATATTTTCAACTAG
- a CDS encoding glycosyltransferase family 4 protein produces the protein MSTSRPLKILLSAYACRPGEGSEPAIGWNLAQGLVQQHQVWILTRESNRPAITAALEEQPCPGLTVLYCDLPPFLQPLQLQRKLVHLHYYYWQILAYQQVRQLYSQVGWDCIHHVTYVKYWSPSFLALLPVPFIWGPVGGGEVTPAGFRSTFSLRGQFYELLRDVARGLGELDPFVKLTAQRSEIAFATTEQTAQRLRALGAKRVEVLSQLALSGAEFELRERGVEESGGRVILSIGRLLHWKGFHLGLEAFARADIPETIEYWLIGEGPEKERLLTLAHTFGLGERVKFCGKLPRGEVLSLLQQGLALLHPSLHESGGMVCLEAMAVGCPVICLDLGGPGLLVTPETGYKIPAVSPRQAIADLAQAITTVAQNPQQRQALGEAAQQRVQRDYTMQAKLAQFNCYATLRVCCATLRERGASRSEHTALVENIKNP, from the coding sequence ATGTCTACCTCCAGACCATTGAAAATTCTGCTCTCTGCCTATGCTTGTCGCCCCGGAGAGGGGTCAGAACCTGCCATTGGTTGGAATTTAGCTCAAGGGTTAGTCCAACAGCATCAGGTGTGGATTCTGACGCGGGAAAGCAATCGTCCGGCGATTACGGCCGCTTTGGAGGAGCAGCCTTGTCCGGGTTTGACGGTGTTATATTGTGATCTCCCTCCCTTCCTCCAACCGCTTCAATTACAACGGAAGCTGGTTCATTTGCATTATTACTACTGGCAAATTCTGGCCTATCAGCAGGTGCGCCAACTCTACTCCCAAGTGGGTTGGGATTGTATTCATCATGTTACCTATGTGAAGTATTGGAGTCCCAGCTTTTTGGCCTTGTTACCTGTGCCGTTTATTTGGGGGCCAGTGGGTGGGGGTGAGGTGACTCCGGCGGGTTTTCGGTCTACGTTTAGTCTACGGGGTCAATTTTATGAACTGTTGCGAGATGTTGCCCGTGGCCTGGGAGAATTAGACCCTTTTGTTAAATTAACCGCCCAGCGCAGTGAAATAGCGTTTGCGACGACGGAACAAACTGCCCAACGTCTACGCGCTTTAGGGGCGAAACGGGTGGAAGTTCTCTCCCAGTTGGCGTTATCTGGGGCTGAGTTTGAACTAAGGGAACGGGGGGTTGAGGAATCTGGGGGGCGGGTTATCCTCAGTATTGGTCGTTTGTTGCACTGGAAGGGCTTTCATTTAGGGCTAGAAGCGTTTGCTAGAGCGGATATTCCTGAGACTATTGAATATTGGCTGATTGGGGAGGGACCGGAGAAAGAGCGCCTACTCACCTTAGCCCACACTTTTGGTTTAGGGGAACGGGTTAAATTCTGCGGGAAACTCCCCCGAGGGGAAGTTCTCTCACTGCTTCAGCAGGGATTGGCTCTGCTTCACCCCAGTTTGCATGAGTCGGGGGGGATGGTTTGTTTAGAAGCAATGGCGGTGGGGTGTCCGGTGATTTGCTTGGATTTAGGGGGGCCAGGTTTATTGGTGACACCGGAGACGGGGTATAAAATTCCGGCTGTTTCTCCAAGGCAGGCGATCGCGGATCTAGCCCAAGCTATTACAACAGTCGCCCAAAACCCCCAGCAGCGTCAAGCCCTAGGAGAAGCAGCCCAGCAACGGGTTCAAAGAGACTACACCATGCAGGCTAAACTCGCCCAATTCAATTGCTACGCAACGCTTCGCGTTTGCTGCGCAACGCTGCGCGAACGCGGAGCGTCACGAAGTGAACACACGGCCCTAGTTGAAAATATTAAAAATCCGTAG
- the psbA gene encoding photosystem II q(b) protein: protein MTTTIQQRESANVWERFCQWVTSTNNRLYIGWFGVLMIPTLLTATTCFIIAFIAAPPVDIDGIREPVAGSLLYGNNIISGAVVPSSNAIGLHFYPIWEAASLDEWLYNGGPYQLVIFHFLIGVFCYLGRQWELSYRLGMRPWICVAYSAPVSAATAVFLIYPMGQGSFSDGMPLGISGTFNFMLVFQAEHNILMHPFHMLGVAGVFGGALFSAMHGSLVTSSLVRETTETESQNYGYKFGQEEETYNIVAAHGYFGRLIFQYASFNNSRALHFFLAAWPVVGIWFTALGVSTMAFNLNGFNFNQSILDSQGRVINTWADILNRANLGFEVMHERNAHNFPLDLASGEAAPVALTAPQING from the coding sequence ATGACAACGACCATTCAACAGCGCGAGAGCGCCAACGTTTGGGAGCGGTTCTGTCAGTGGGTCACTAGCACCAATAACCGTCTTTATATCGGTTGGTTCGGTGTTCTCATGATCCCTACCCTCTTAACCGCCACCACCTGCTTCATCATCGCCTTCATCGCTGCTCCCCCCGTGGACATCGATGGGATTCGTGAACCCGTTGCAGGTTCTTTACTCTACGGCAATAACATCATCTCTGGTGCTGTTGTGCCTTCCTCCAACGCCATTGGTTTACACTTCTACCCCATCTGGGAAGCCGCTTCCCTTGATGAGTGGCTGTACAATGGTGGCCCCTACCAGTTAGTGATCTTCCATTTCCTGATCGGTGTGTTCTGCTACCTCGGTCGTCAGTGGGAACTCAGCTACCGCTTAGGGATGCGCCCTTGGATCTGCGTGGCTTACTCTGCCCCCGTATCCGCCGCCACTGCTGTATTCCTGATCTACCCCATGGGTCAAGGTTCTTTCTCCGATGGGATGCCTTTAGGAATCAGTGGGACTTTCAACTTCATGTTAGTGTTCCAAGCTGAACACAATATCCTGATGCACCCCTTCCATATGTTGGGTGTTGCCGGGGTGTTCGGCGGTGCGTTATTCAGCGCTATGCACGGTTCTCTGGTGACTTCTTCCTTAGTGCGTGAAACCACCGAAACCGAATCTCAGAACTACGGTTACAAATTCGGTCAAGAAGAAGAAACCTACAACATCGTAGCGGCTCACGGCTACTTCGGTCGCTTAATCTTCCAATACGCTTCTTTCAACAACTCCCGCGCCCTGCACTTCTTCTTAGCAGCTTGGCCGGTGGTTGGGATCTGGTTCACCGCTTTGGGTGTAAGCACCATGGCGTTCAACCTGAACGGTTTCAACTTCAACCAATCCATCTTAGACAGCCAAGGTCGCGTCATCAACACTTGGGCTGACATCCTGAACCGCGCTAACTTAGGGTTTGAAGTAATGCACGAGCGCAACGCTCACAACTTCCCCTTAGACTTAGCAAGTGGTGAAGCGGCTCCTGTAGCTTTAACGGCTCCCCAAATCAACGGGTAG